The proteins below are encoded in one region of Lactuca sativa cultivar Salinas chromosome 3, Lsat_Salinas_v11, whole genome shotgun sequence:
- the LOC111886462 gene encoding beta-adaptin-like protein C, with protein sequence MSGHDSKYFSTTKKGEIPELKEELNSQYKDKRKDAVKKVIAAMTVGKDVSSLFADVVNCMQTENLELKKLVYLYLINYAKSQPDLAILAVNTFVKDTQDPNPLIRALAVRTMGCIRVEKITEYLCDPLQRCLKDGDPYVRKTAAICVAKLYDINAELVEERGFLESLTNLISDNNPMVVANAVAALAEIQDTSSKIVFQVTRPILAKLLAALNECTEWGQVFILDALSKYKSADAREAENIVERVTPRLQHANCAVVLSAVKMILQQMEVITSPDLTRNLCKKMAPPLVTLLSAEPEIQYVALRNINLIVQRRPTILAHEIKVFFCKYNDPIYVKMEKLEIMIKLASERNIDQVLLEFKEYATEVDVDFVRKGVRAIGRCAIKLERAAERCISVLLELIKIKVNYVVQEAIIVIKDIFRRYPNTYESIIATLCESLDTLDEPEAKASMIWIIGEYAERIDNADELLESFLESFPEEPAQVQLQLLTATVKLFLKKPTEGPQQMIQVVLNNATLETDNPDLRDRAYIYWRLLSTDPEAAKDVVLAEKPVISDDSNQFDSSLLSELLANIATLSSVYHKPPETFVTRVRTIPKTEEEELPEGFSNTPRAHILNGAPSPTTIPVSPYALTKQTSLPPASIPDLLDLGLDVDVGNSNAMVPVDSPSAPTGPSLPILLPAANGQGLQISAQLVRRDGKVFYNLILENNTQNSLDGFMIQFNKNTFGLAAGGPLQIPELLPGTTRKALLPMVMFQNMAPGSPNSLLQVAVKNNQQPVWYFNDRISLFVLFTEDGKMERDIFLETWRSLPDSNEVSKEIRGILINNVDATIEELASSNMFFIAKRKKKNQEVLYLSAKLPRGIPLLIELTAVLGSPGVKCALKTPSPEMAPLFFEALETLFQA encoded by the exons ATGAGCGGCCACGATTCAAAATACTTCTCCACAACTAAAAAAGGAGAAATCCCGGAGCTCAAAGAGGAGTTGAATTCTCAATACAAG GATAAGAGAAAAGATGCTGTCAAAAAGGTGATTGCTGCGATGACGGTTGGGAAGGATGTTTCATCACTTTTTGCAGATGTTGTAAATTGTATGCAAACAGAAAATTTAGAGCTCAAAAAACTTGTTTACTTGTATCTCATCAACTATGCTAAAAGCCAACCTGACTTGGCCATACTTGCAGTGAACACTTTCGTGAAG GATACACAGGATCCAAATCCTTTAATTCGTGCATTAGCTGTTCGCACAATGGGATGCATCCGAGTTGAAAAAATTACAGAATATCTTTGTGATCCCCTCCAGAGATGTCTTAAG GATGGCGACCCTTATGTTCGAAAAACAGCAGCTATATGTGTTGCTAAACTTTATGACATTAATGCTGAATTGGTTGAAGAAAGGGGTTTTTTGGAAAGTCTCACAAATTTGATATCTGACAATAACCCAATGGTGGTAGCAAATGCTGTTGCAGCTCTTGCTGAAATCCAAGATACCAGTAGTAAGATCGTGTTTCAGGTCACTAGACCTATACTTGCAAAGCTCCTTGCAGCTCTTAATGAATGCACTGA GTGGGGTCAAGTTTTCATATTAGATGCTCTTTCAAAGTACAAATCAGCGGATGCACGTGAAGCTGAAAATATTGTGGAAAGAGTTACTCCAAGGCTACAACATGCAAATTGTGCTGTGGTTCTTTCAGCTGTTAAG ATGATTCTTCAACAAATGGAAGTGATCACTAGTCCTGATTTGACTCGAAATCTATGTAAGAAAATGGCTCCTCCTCTTGTAACATTACTTTCTGCAGAACCTGAGATTCAATATGTTGCTCTGAGAAACATTAACCTTATTGTACAAAGAAGGCCCACAATTCTTGCTCATGAAATCAAG GTGTTTTTTTGCAAGTACAATGATCCGATATATGTGAAAATGGAAAAGTTAGAGATCATGATTAAGCTTGCTTCAGAAAGAAATATTGACCAA GTTTTGTTGGAGTTTAAAGAGTATGCTACTGAAGTAGATGTAGATTTTGTTAGAAAGGGTGTTCGCGCCATTGGACGATGTGCTATCAAGTTAGAGAGAGCGGCTGAACGTTGCATTAGTGTTCTTCTAGAACTCATCAAAATTAAAGTAAATTATGTAGTTCAAGAAGCGATTATAGTCATTAAAGATATTTTTAGAAGATATCCCAACAC TTATGAATCTATCATTGCTACACTTTGTGAGAGTTTGGATACTTTAGATGAGCCAGAGGCAAAG GCGTCAATGATTTGGATAATTGGTGAATATGCTGAGagaatcgataatgctgatgaactTCTTGAAAGCTTCCTGGAGAGTTTCCCTGAAGAACCTGCACAAGTCCAGTTGCAATTATTAACAGCAACAGTCAAACTCTTTCTTAAGAAGCCAACTGAAGGACCCCAACAAATGATTCAA GTTGTTTTAAATAATGCAACTTTGGAGACTGACAATCCAGATCTGCGAGATCGGGCCTACATATATTGGCGTCTTCTTTCAACAGATCCCGAG GCTGCAAAAGATGTTGTTTTAGCTGAGAAACCAGTGATTAGTGACGATTCAAATCAATTCGACTCATCTCTCCTCTCTGAACTTCTGGCTAACATTGCTACATTGtcatctgtttatcacaaacCGCCTGAAACATTTGTAACTCGTGTGAGAACCATTCCAAAAACAGAAGAAGAAGAGTTACCAGAGGGCTTTTCCAATACACCACGTGCACATATTCTTAATGGTGCACCATCACCTACTACCATACCTGTTTCTCCTTATGCTTTAACAAAGCAAACATCTCTTCCACCTGCTTCCATTCCAGATTTACTCGATCTAGGTCTTGATGTTGATGTTGGTAACAGTAATGCTATGGTGCCTGTTGATTCGCCTTCAGCACCTACAGG GCCGTCGCTACCGATTTTGTTACCGGCTGCAAACGGTCAAGGTTTGCAGATTAGTGCACAGCTGGTGAGGAGAGATGGAAAGGTTTTTTACAACTTAATTTTGGAGAACAACACACAAAATTCACTCGATGGATTTATGATCCAGTTCAACAAAAATACCTTCGGTCTTGCTGCCGGTGGACCACTTCAGATACCGGAACTGCTACCGGGAACGACCAGAAAAGCCCTTCTTCCGATGGTTATGTTTCAAAATATGGCGCCGGGTTCTCCGAACTCGCTTTTACAGGTTGCAGTGAAGAACAATCAACAGCCTGTATGGTACTTCAATGATCGAATCTCGTTGTTTGTATTGTTCACGGAAGATGGAAAAATGGAACGCGACATCTTCCTTGAG ACATGGAGGTCATTACCGGATTCGAATGAGGTCTCGAAGGAGATTCGTGGAATTTTGATTAACAACGTTGATGCAACTATAGAGGAGTTGGCTTCCTCAAATATGTTTTTCATTGCGAAGCGTAAGAAGAAAAACCAGGAGGTTTTGTATTTATCTGCTAAACTCCCAAGAGGAATCCCTTTATTGATCGAACTCACAGCAGTTTTGGGGTCTCCCGGCGTTAAATGTGCCCTTAAAACTCCTAGCCCTGAAATGGCTCCGTTATTCTTTGAAGCCCTCGAAACTCTATTCCAGGCTTGA